The Tissierella sp. genome includes the window GATTCAGTTAACATAATTACTTCTGCAATTGAAACTGTAGGCTTTGACAAAAAGGATTTAAAGACAACAAGCTTCAATGTTAGAACTCATTATGAGAGTTATAGAGATAAAGATAATAACTATAAAAGTAGGTTTGATGGATATATTTGTGAGCAAGGATTAAAACTAGAGTTTGATTTTGATCCAAAAGTCATGTCAAATGTATTATCTGCTATTGCTAAAGCGACAGTTAATCCCAAATTAAATATTCAGTTTTCTGTTAAGGACAAGGCTGCTGTAAGTGAAGAATTACTTATTCAAGCAACAGAAAATGCAAGGAAAAAGGCTGAAATTTTATCAAAGGCTTCTGGTGTTGATTTAGGCAATCTGATTAATATTGATTATAATTGGGGTGAACTTCATTTGTACTCACCTACTAGGTATGACATGGAGGATAGGTGTATGGTAATGGAGTCATCCTGTGCACCTGAGATAGAGCCTGATGATATTAGCATAAGTGACACTGTTACTTTCGTGTGGGAGATTAAGTGATGGATGAAATCA containing:
- a CDS encoding SIMPL domain-containing protein — protein: MNRLITVKGTGNVSVKTDLIIITMNLESQQLEYDQTMQFATDSVNIITSAIETVGFDKKDLKTTSFNVRTHYESYRDKDNNYKSRFDGYICEQGLKLEFDFDPKVMSNVLSAIAKATVNPKLNIQFSVKDKAAVSEELLIQATENARKKAEILSKASGVDLGNLINIDYNWGELHLYSPTRYDMEDRCMVMESSCAPEIEPDDISISDTVTFVWEIK